The Leishmania braziliensis MHOM/BR/75/M2904 complete genome, chromosome 15 genome has a window encoding:
- a CDS encoding histone H4, with protein sequence MAKGKRSADAKGSQKRQKKVLRDNIRGITRGCVRRMARRGGVKRISGDLYEEVRRVLKAYVEDIVRCSTAYTEYARKKTVTAADVVNALRKRGHILYGYA encoded by the coding sequence GGGTAAGCGCTCCGCTGACGCCAAGGGCAGCCAGAAGCGCcagaagaaggtgctgcgcgacaacaTCCGTGGCATcacgcgcggctgcgtccgccgtatggcgcgccgcggtggtgtAAAGCGCATCTCGGGCGACCtctacgaggaggtgcgccgcgtgctgaAGGCCTATGTGGAGGAcattgtgcgctgcagcacggcctACACCGAGTACGCGCGCAAGAAGACAGTCACGGCGGCCGATGTCGTGAATGCGCTGCGCAAACGCGGCCACATCCTGTACGGCTACGCGTAA